A window of Methylocaldum szegediense genomic DNA:
CACATCGCGATCGTCGAAGTAGAAAATTTCTCCGACACTTGCCCGGAGTCGCTCCATTCCCGAGGACTGATCTATCATTCGAGACGTGAGCGCCAGTGTGATCTGATTGGCATCGCCTAGGCGGTCGTGCCCGGTAAACCGGTTCTCTCGAAATAGCTGGTAAAAGCTGAAGTCGTATTCCCCGGTGTCGAATACGGGAAGGTCGTCCTGCTTCCTGTCGGGAATGTACAGATAAAAGAGGCGCGGTTCCAGGGTTTGAAGCAGCGGCGTATCGCCCATTTGAAATTCGCGCTCGAAAAACAGGCCGCTGTCCAGAGAGAAGATCGGCGCGGTCCGACTCGGGCTATCGCTGAGGCCGGGGGGTTGATCCTGCAGCCAGTATTGTGTGTACTGCAGACTCAGGCTGGGAATGATGAAACCGCCGGCTTTTTGATAGGGATAGGAAATCCTGGGCATGACGTTCAGACGTTGACCGGTGACGCGGCCGCCCGTATGGCTGAAGTTCGCGAGCTCGCTGGAACCACTGAAGACAAAGCCGGTATTGCCGATGCCACGCGCGTAATTGAAAGTTACCCGTGGTAGGCGGTAATAGGGCCGTGCCGCTGGCGGTATCGTCGGGTCGATGGTCTGGTAGTAATCCGCCAGGGTTGTAACGTTGAAGTTCGTGCCGACATAAGTCAACTGACCCCAACTGCGGATATGCCGCCGGTCGACGATATTCAGCTGATTGCCTAGCTCGTTCAGATAACGGTCGTCAGACACGTAATTGGCGTCCACATGGGCAAACAGATTGTCTGTGAACCGCGTATCGTTCAGTATACCGAACTGGCCTCGGGAATCGCCGCGCACCTCATCGTGGGGCATATACTCAGCGAATAGGCGGCCTCGGGTCATTTCGGTCAGATACCGGAACTCACCACGTAACAGATAACCTCGCTTGGTGAGGATTCGCGGTGTGAACGTGGCGTCAAAATTGGGCGCCAGGTTGAAGTAATACGGTATCGTCAAATCGAAGCCTCTGACCCTGGTGCTGCTGAACGAAGGCGTGAGGAAACCGCTCTGCCTACGATCGTCCACCGGAAAGGTCATGTAAGGGGTGTAAAGTAATGGTACGCCTTTGAATTCCAGCCAGGCATGTTTTGCTGAACCGCGTCCGGTTTCTTTGTTGATTTTGACGTTACGGGCGTGGAGCATCCAGTCCGTGTCTCCGGGCGGACAAGTGGTGTAAGTGAATTTCTCGTAGCGAGACAAGGTGTTACTGTCGAAATGCGTCAAGCGCGAGGTACCCCGCGCCGGAATTGTTCCTAGAATAAACTGCGCGTTACGCAGGACACCGCGATTCGTATCGAGCTCCAGAAAACCGGTATCGCTGGAGAAGGTGAGTCCTTTCTCCTGATAAATCACGTTGCCTCGGGCGTTCAGGGTGTCTGAGACCGTGTTGTGGGTGACGAAATCCCCCCATAGTTTTTGATCTGCCCGTGTCAGTTCGGCTGATCCGATAAAGGTCGCGATTTCATCGTCCACCATTTCGGCATAATCGGATCGAATTTCCAAAGGCTGCTGCTGGCGCGCGAGCCTGTCTTGCGGAGTCATCAGAAATTCGGTCATCGGCGCTGACTCCGATTTGCCTGCGCAGGCTCTTGCCCAAGGATCGGCCGGAAGCAGCGCCATCAATTTACGGAAGCGTTGTTCGTCTTCCTGGGTAATCGTCGTCGTTTCCGCCCAGTTTTCGGTCGTTTCGCCTTCTTCCGGCACTACGCGCGCAAGACCTTGGGGGTCTGGTCCGACCAAAGAGCAATCCCACTCTTTTCCGGTTTCGCCGGGGCGGCAGGTCCAACCAGATGGTTTGGCTGCGGCGACTGACTTAGGCGGTGCCGGTCTGATTGGACGGTCCCCCTGTTTCAACTCGGACTTGGCCGTCGGCGCGGGTTCTCGGGTTCTTGGCGGACGAGATACCTCTGGCCTCGCGACGGCGGAGTCGGTCGCCGGCTCGAACTCTTTCGCGGGTTCCGCCGCTTTGCTCTCCGGCTGGTCCGATGGTGTAACGGCGGTCTCGGATTTGGATTTCCGGGTCACGCAGACCCATTCGCTGTCATCCTTGCTACGCTGGCAATCCCAGTCGGACGCGGCCGCCAGCAGGCAAGAGGGCCCCAGTCCTAGGCATAACATCAACGCCGATCGGCCACGGTTGAAATGAAGCAGGGACACCATGCTGCGGCAAGGGAGTATCTAAATCTGAAAGGCGACTCGCAAAGTGACTGCCACGCTCTTAGAGCGGAAAACGAAGTGGCGAAGGGCGCGATGGGGGCGCAATGGCGGAAGGCATTATCTTAAAGCGGCACTTTATGGTGAAATATCCGATCCAAAGGCGGCATTCTACCGTAAGATCCAGGTTTTTCGAGTATTTTTCGATACAGGGACTGTCAATATGACAATACAGCAAGATGAACGTCTCGAGGCGCTCTCCGGTTGGTTGGTGGAAACGCTTAAGCTTACGGTGGAGGCGGTCGAGCCCGCATCGAGCGACGCCAGTTTCCGACGTTATTTTCGTGCCTATTCCAATGGGATGTCCTTCATTGTAATGGATGCGCCACCGTCCAGGGAAAATGTGCGTCCTTTCATTCGGGTGGCAGCGCTGCTGCGAAATGCTGGCGTGCAGGCGCCTGAGATCATCGCGACCGACGAGGAGCGGGGATTTTTGTTGCTCACCGATTTCGGAACGCGTTCTTATCTCGATGCTTTAAACGCCGCGTCGGCCGACCGCCTTTACGAAGATGCTCTGGATGCCTTGGCGCTTATGCAGTCCGGCGTGGATATCGAGACATCGGGATTGCCGCCGTATGACGAGCGCCTGCTCGGGGTCGAACTGGATCTGTTTCGGGATTGGTTTCTCGGTCTGCTTCTCGGGCTGGCTCTCGACCCTTCGGATTCCGAAGTCTTCGATGATCTGAAACAGCGTCTGATCGCTTCCGCATTGGAGCAGCCGAGAGTGTGTGTCCATCGGGATTATCACTCCCGTAATCTCATGGTCACCGAACGGCTCAACCCTGGCGTCCTGGATTTTCAGGATGCGGTCATTGGTCCCGTGACCTACGATCTGGTTTCGCTGTTGCGCGATTGTTACATTTCATGGCCGCCTTCCATGGTCGAGGTCTGGATGATCGATCATTACACGCGTCTTTGCGAAACGGGGGTGCTGGATTCGGTCGATCTTGACCTATTCCGCCGGTGGTTCGATCTCATGGGAATGCAGCGCCATCTCAAAGCCATCGGCATTTTTGCGCGGCTTAAGCTCAGGGACGGTAAGCCGGGCTACCTCAAGGATATCCCGCGTACCATGAATTACGTCACGGAAATTTGCAGGCGCTATCCGGAATTCGCCGGCTTTCTGAGCTTTTTGGACAACCGGGTCTTACCCCGGATGAGTCTGGATAAAGTGACATGAAAGCCATGATCTTAGCCGCTGGGCGTGGCGAACGCATGCGGCCTCTTACCGATAGTGTCCCGAAGCCGCTGCTGACGGCCGGCGGTCGCCCGTTGATCGAGCATACGATCGAATCTCTGGTCCGGAGCGGCTTCGTCGACATCGTCGTCAATACGGCTTATCTCGGCGAACTGATCGAAGCCCGTTTGGGAGACGGTGCGCGATTCGGGGCGCGGATAGCGTACTCTGTCGAGGGTGAGGCGCTCGAGACCGGTGGCGGTATTCACCGCGCGCTGCCGCTTCTGGGGGAGGAGCCGTTCCTGGTGGTGAATGGCGATATCGCGACCGAATTTCCTTTCGGCCAATTGAGACGGCCGATTTCCGGATTGGCTCATCTGGTGTTGGTGCCCAACCCTTCCCATAATCCTCGGGGCGATTTTAATCTGTGCGGCGGGCGGATCTCGGACTCCGGAGATGACCGTTTCACTTTTAGCGGTATCGGCGTCTATCGTCCGGAGCTGTTTGCGGGCTGTTCTCCGGGTAAGTTTCCCCTTGCGCCTCTCTTGAGACGTGCGATGGCGGATGGGCTTGTCAGCGGAGAAATGTACACTGGTTTTTGGATGGATATCGGTACGATTGACCGGCTCCAAGCATTCGATGAGTACTTGAAGTCCAAAGCAAAGCGTAACTCATGATGAGCCTGATACCGGAGGTTTGAAATGCAAGGCGAGACTTTTTCCAATTCGAGGGTAAGGGATCTCAGTAAAGAGAAAAGACTCACGCAAGTCATTTATGCCTTGCAGGCCGCGTCTTTCTTGGTGGGAATCACCTATATCTTCGCTGCGGTGATCAATTACGTGAAGTGGCCGGACGTGGCGGGTACCTGGCTGGAAACGCATTTCCGCTGGCAAATCAGAACTTTCTGGTACAGCATCCTATGGGGAATCGTCGGCGGCTTGACTTTGTTTCTTTTCATTGGCTACGTCATTCTCGCCGCCAATACGATCTGGGTCGTTTACCGAATCGCCATAGGATGGATCGCCCTGAGCGAAGATCGGCCGGTCAGCTGAACCGGGGCTAATGTGCTTGCAGCGAACCGTTGTGGAAGACCAGTTGCCCGAGGAATTCTTCGCCCTGTTCCAGACACTCGATGCGTGTAATGCCGGCGGCGGCGACCTTTATTCGGAACAGGTTGGATAAAGGGATGTCCAGGATGTGGGCAAGCACCATGCGAATGGTGCCGGCGTGGCAGATGATCAGGATGTGTTTTCCGGCGTGGTGGTTGAGAATGTCGTTCCAGGCTGAGACGATGCGGCTTCTGAACTCCGCGAGTCCCTCAGCGTCATCGGGACGGTTGTTCATGGGATCGCGATAAAAACGCTGGAGCACGCCGGGATCGTACTGGGTGATTTCTTCCCGTGTTTTCCCCTGCCATACGCCGAAACCGATTTCCTTCAGTCGCGGTTCGATTTCCATAGGAATACCGCTGCGCTCGCTCAGTTCTTCGGCGAAGGACTGGCACCGGGCGAGCGGCGAGGTGACGATAATCTCCCATGGATAATGCTGACCGACGGCAGCCCACATCTGTGACCAGCCTGTGCTACTCAGGGGATCGTCTATCTGTCCGCGGTATCGGCTTCCGCCTACGGGCTCGCCGTGGCGCATCAGATCGATGAGAGTTGAAACGCGC
This region includes:
- a CDS encoding histidine phosphatase family protein, which encodes MITEERVSTLIDLMRHGEPVGGSRYRGQIDDPLSSTGWSQMWAAVGQHYPWEIIVTSPLARCQSFAEELSERSGIPMEIEPRLKEIGFGVWQGKTREEITQYDPGVLQRFYRDPMNNRPDDAEGLAEFRSRIVSAWNDILNHHAGKHILIICHAGTIRMVLAHILDIPLSNLFRIKVAAAGITRIECLEQGEEFLGQLVFHNGSLQAH
- the lptD gene encoding LPS assembly protein LptD, with product MVSLLHFNRGRSALMLCLGLGPSCLLAAASDWDCQRSKDDSEWVCVTRKSKSETAVTPSDQPESKAAEPAKEFEPATDSAVARPEVSRPPRTREPAPTAKSELKQGDRPIRPAPPKSVAAAKPSGWTCRPGETGKEWDCSLVGPDPQGLARVVPEEGETTENWAETTTITQEDEQRFRKLMALLPADPWARACAGKSESAPMTEFLMTPQDRLARQQQPLEIRSDYAEMVDDEIATFIGSAELTRADQKLWGDFVTHNTVSDTLNARGNVIYQEKGLTFSSDTGFLELDTNRGVLRNAQFILGTIPARGTSRLTHFDSNTLSRYEKFTYTTCPPGDTDWMLHARNVKINKETGRGSAKHAWLEFKGVPLLYTPYMTFPVDDRRQSGFLTPSFSSTRVRGFDLTIPYYFNLAPNFDATFTPRILTKRGYLLRGEFRYLTEMTRGRLFAEYMPHDEVRGDSRGQFGILNDTRFTDNLFAHVDANYVSDDRYLNELGNQLNIVDRRHIRSWGQLTYVGTNFNVTTLADYYQTIDPTIPPAARPYYRLPRVTFNYARGIGNTGFVFSGSSELANFSHTGGRVTGQRLNVMPRISYPYQKAGGFIIPSLSLQYTQYWLQDQPPGLSDSPSRTAPIFSLDSGLFFEREFQMGDTPLLQTLEPRLFYLYIPDRKQDDLPVFDTGEYDFSFYQLFRENRFTGHDRLGDANQITLALTSRMIDQSSGMERLRASVGEIFYFDDRDVSLPNLPQRPGNKSNLVGEVYSRLTNTWSIRTGGQWNPEDGTIDRGQIALQYDDRDNHLFNVAYRFRRDQNLDLVRLDLTDVSFRLPFAEGWNAIGRWQYSLLDQVTLESFLGIERETCCWRLSIIGRHYINDIRTSEDGGNVANNEIFVQLELKGLTRFGRQIDRFLERSISGYRLEGDE
- a CDS encoding aminoglycoside phosphotransferase family protein — protein: MTIQQDERLEALSGWLVETLKLTVEAVEPASSDASFRRYFRAYSNGMSFIVMDAPPSRENVRPFIRVAALLRNAGVQAPEIIATDEERGFLLLTDFGTRSYLDALNAASADRLYEDALDALALMQSGVDIETSGLPPYDERLLGVELDLFRDWFLGLLLGLALDPSDSEVFDDLKQRLIASALEQPRVCVHRDYHSRNLMVTERLNPGVLDFQDAVIGPVTYDLVSLLRDCYISWPPSMVEVWMIDHYTRLCETGVLDSVDLDLFRRWFDLMGMQRHLKAIGIFARLKLRDGKPGYLKDIPRTMNYVTEICRRYPEFAGFLSFLDNRVLPRMSLDKVT
- a CDS encoding DUF4870 family protein, which codes for MQGETFSNSRVRDLSKEKRLTQVIYALQAASFLVGITYIFAAVINYVKWPDVAGTWLETHFRWQIRTFWYSILWGIVGGLTLFLFIGYVILAANTIWVVYRIAIGWIALSEDRPVS
- the murU gene encoding N-acetylmuramate alpha-1-phosphate uridylyltransferase MurU; the protein is MKAMILAAGRGERMRPLTDSVPKPLLTAGGRPLIEHTIESLVRSGFVDIVVNTAYLGELIEARLGDGARFGARIAYSVEGEALETGGGIHRALPLLGEEPFLVVNGDIATEFPFGQLRRPISGLAHLVLVPNPSHNPRGDFNLCGGRISDSGDDRFTFSGIGVYRPELFAGCSPGKFPLAPLLRRAMADGLVSGEMYTGFWMDIGTIDRLQAFDEYLKSKAKRNS